CGATGTTGCAGGCTGCCGAGGGGGCGCCAATGCCGACGAAGCAGACATCATCGTTCTTCAAGGCGCGCGAGGCGGCAATTGTCATCATCTCGTTGGGGGTGAACGTGCTCATGCTGCCTTCCTCAGATGCGCGACCCGGCCGGCAAAATCCTCGACGCCCGCTTCCATGACGTTTCTCTGCATCCAGTCCCGGAATCGGTGGCGGTCGGCGGCGATTTCGTCCCATTCGAGATAGGCGGCATTGTCGCGGGCATAGTAGCCTTGCGTGTAGGACGGATGTGAGCCGCCGGGTACTACCGAGATCGCCGTCACGGTCCATGCCGGCAGCACGGTCAGGTTCGGGTGAAGGCCCTCGAAGTCGTCCACCACCTCCTCGACGGTGACGACCGCGCGCTTGGCGGCGAGGACGGCTTCCTTCTGGATGCCGATGATACCCTCGATCAGGACATCGCCCCGTTTGTTCGCCTTCTGGGCGTGGATGAAGGTGACGTCCGGGCGCAGAGCCGGCACTGCGGCGAGAACCTCCCCTGTGAAGGGGCAGGTGACCTGCCTGATGTTGGGGTTGACCTCAGCGAGGCCGGCGCCGCGATAGCCGCGAAAGACGGCGCAGGGCAGTCCGGCGGCGCCGGCCTCGTAGGCGTTGGCCATCGCGGCGTGGCTATGCTCCTCGATGGCAAGGGGATGTGGAAAGCCGTTCTCAATCGCGTCCCGCATGCGTCGCAGCAACCCGACCCCCGGGTTGCCGGCATAGGAGAAGATCACCTTCCGGGCCATGCCCATGCCGATCATCTGGTCATAGACCAGGTCCGGCGTCATGCGGATGAGTGTCAGATCCTTGAAGTTCTGCCGAATCGCTTCATGCGCCGCCGCTGTCGGGATGAGATGGGTGAACCCCTCAAAAGCGACGACATCGCCATCATTGAGGTTCTCGGCCACTGCTTGGGCCAGTGGCAGAAACTGCGCCATCGGCAATCCTCTCCGAAGATGTTCGCAATACGAACAGATGTTCTTTATACGATACATTAGGGCTGCGACTGATAGCGAGTCAACGCCCCGCTTAATGCTGGTGGATTATGGACCTAACCGCTGAGAAGCCGTCCCGCGATCTCGTGGGCTCACTGGGGCGAGGGCTTGCCGTGCTCGAGATCTTGGCCGCGCACCCGTCCGGGATGACTCTCACGGAGATGGCCGCGAAGGCAGGGCTGACGCGCGCCGGGGCACGCCGCTTCCTGCTCACTTTGGTGGAGGCAGGTTACGCAACGCAGTCCGGCCGGCGCTTCTTGCTATCGCCCAAGCTGCTGTCGGTGGCTCGGCTGTGGCTGGGCGGAACCAGTCTATGGTCCTATGCGGAGCCTATCTTGCGATGGGTCGCTGAAGAACTCGGAGAATCCTGTTCGGCGTCGGCCCTTTCGGGCGATGATGTCGTTTATGTCGCGCGCGTGCCTGGTCCCTATATCGTCATGACGGACCTGCACATAGGGGCACGATTGCCGGCCTATTGTACGTCGATGGGGCGTGTGCTGCTTTCGGGCCTCGCCGCCGGGGAGCTCGAAGCGTTCCTCGCGCGAGCAAAGCTTGGAAAGCGGACGCCGAACACTGTCACGGATCCCCGCGAACTCGGCGAACTGATTCGCATGGCGGCAAGCCAAGGCTATGCCATCGTTGACGAGGAGCTGGAGCTCGGCTTGCGGTCAATCGCCGTGCCTGTCCATGATCGCTCCGGAGATATCGCGGCCGCGATCAACGTCTCCACGCAGAAAGACCGGTTCTCCGTCGCTGAGATGGAGAGGGTCTTTCTGCCCGTGCTGCTCAAGGCGAAGCGCCGCGTCGAGGACTTCTTCGTTCTCCAGTGACATCCCGTTGTGGAGGCTGAGCGCAGCGTTGCCGCGCGGGCGCCATGTTATGCGATGGGCTTGCTGAACCCAGCCAGGCTCGTGGCAAGGGGAGTGGTGCCGGCGCCGGGCTGCTCCGGCCTTACGTAGAGGCCATCCCTGACCGCGATCGGCTCTTCGAAATGATCCTTGATCCAAGGGATATACTCGAGAATGCTGGCGGCCGGATGCCAGAACGACAAATGCACGTGCACCTGGCTCATCTCGCCTGCGTGGGGGGCAATCGGTAAGCGATGGGCATGGGCGAGGTCCGCGACTTGGATGTATTCGGTAATGCCGCCCAGACGGGTCACGTCCGGCTGAACATAGTGCACGGCACCGGCCTCGATGAAGGCGCGGAAGGCATCGAGCGTGTAAAGCTGCTCGCCGAGCGCGACGGGGATGCTCGTCGCGCGGGCGAGCGACGCATGCGAGCCGACATCGTCGTACCACATCGGCTCCTCGAACCAGAAGATATCAAGATCCTTGGCGGCGGCGCAGAACCGCAGGCACGTCGGTAGGTCCCATTTGCCGTTGCCGTCGATCGCGATCCGGATCTCCGGACCGGCCGCCCGTCTGATGGCCGTTAGCCGCGCGATGTCGGTCATAGGATTGTCGTGGCCGACTTTGATCTTGATGCGCTGGAAGCCCTCCACCTCGACCGCGCGTTTGGTGCCGTCGAGAATCTGCTCAAGAGAAAAAGACAGCCAGCCGATGTCCGTGTTGTAGGCTTCCACGCTGGCGTGGTGGGCGCCGCCCAGATATCGCCACAGCGGCAGCTGGGCCTGCTTCGCCCTGAGATCCCACAGGGCGATATCGACCGCCGCGAGCGCAAGATGCGTGATGCCGGCACGTCCCACCCACTGCAACGCGGGATAACGCGCGAGCTTCGTCCAGAGCCTTGCATGCTCCGTCGCGTCTTCGCCAACCAGCAGTGGCGCATAGCAGTCGCGGATACAGGCGGTGATCAGCCGGTCGGAAGGGAGATGGGCATGGGTGCCCGTGAAACCGAAGCCTTCGAGGCCTGTATCTGTCGTGACCCGCGCGCCGACAACGCCCCAGTGTGTGATGTTATGGGTGGAATCCGAGATGGAGCTCGCAGTCAGCGGCAGATGAAGGATGAAAGGCTCTACGGCTGTAATCTTCATGGGGTCTATCCCGCTTGGCAAGAAAGGGGAGGGCGATTTGCCCGGCACACCCTGTTGACGCGCCTCGTCCAAGTACGTCGCGATCTGGAGTGTTGCGTCGGATGTGGAGTGTTCAGTGCAGAAGCTGCGCAAGGAAGGCGCGGGTGCGCACATGGCGCGGGGCTTCGAAGAATGCGGCGGGCGGCGCTTCCTCGAGGATGCGGCCGCGATCCATGAAAATCACACGGTCCGCAACCTGCCGCGCAAACCCCATCTCATGGGTCACCACCAGCATGGTCATTCCTTCCTCCGCAAGGGCAACCATGGTGTCGAGCACCTCCTTGACCATCTCCGGATCGAGCGCGGAGGTCGGCTCGTCGAACAACATGATCTTCGGCTGCATGCACAGCGCCCGCGCTATTGCGACCCGCTGTTGCTGTCCGCCGGACAGCTGTGTCGGATATTTCTCGGCCTGATCCTCTATGCGCACCTTGCGCAGAAAAGACAAAGCGACCTCGCGCGCCTCGCGTCGCGCCTGTCCCCGCACCTCCACCGGCGCCAGCATGCAGTTCTCCAGCACGGTAAGGTGAGGGAACAGGTTGAAATGCTGGAACACCATGCCGACGTCCCGCCGCAATGCGATCAGGGCCCGGCGCTCGCTGCTGAGAACAGCGCCATCGATGACGATCGATCCGCTGTGCACCTGCTCCAGACCGTTGATGCAGCGAATGAGCGTGGACTTGCCTGAGCCCGATGGCCCGCAGATGACGATGCGCTCGCCGCGGCGCACGTCGAGGTTCACGCGATCAAGCGCTTGGAACGACCCAAAGTACTTCGTGATGTCCTGGAGAGCTACGAAGGGCGCGGGGCCGGATGCGGAACCGGCCGACGGCGCGGGGCTAGTCATTGTCATGCGGTCTCCCAAGGGTGTGTTGGTTTGTGGCCGACGCGTCCCGGCCTCTTCTGTCGAGATTGTTCATAGGCTTGGACGCCACCGTCAGCGCGCCGCGCTCTCTTGATTGTCACGATCCTACCCGAACAATCTTTCATCTAAAATAGAAAATTTTTTATTCAGAATATTGCATCGGACGTCGAAACATGGAAATGATGCCGCTATGGCAAGCTTCGTCCGTGCTACATTGGCTGATCAGGCCTACCGCGAATTGCGGACCCGCATTCTCAACGGTCAGTTGGCCGGTGGGCGGCGGTTGTTGCCGGAAGAGCTGGCGGTCGAGTTATCGATTAGCCCCACGCCCATCAAGGAGGCGTTGCTGCGGCTGGAGGCTGACGGTCTCGTGGTTTCGCCGCTGCGCAAGGGCGCCGTCGTCAGGCGCTTCACCAGCGCGGAGGTGGAGGAGATCTACGAAGCGCGGATCATGATCGAGATGAATGCCGTGCATAAATTGTTCGACAGGCAACAGATGACGCCTGAATTCGTGGCATCTCTTGAGCAGACGCTGGATCGGCATGCCCATTTCGCGCAATTGGACACGCCCGATGATCTTGCGATGGCGCTTGTCTTTGATCGCGAGTTTCATCAGAAAATCATTCTGGCGGCAGGAAACTCTCTCGTCGCGGAGTGGCACATGCGTTTGCTCGAGCAGACGCATACGACCTTCATCTACAATGCGTGGGATCACATTCGTTCCGTCGGTGAGCACCGCAAGGTTATCGAGGCGATAGCCGGTGGATCGCTGGAGCAGACGTGCGAAGCCCTCGAATTCCATCTTCAGTGCAGTCGTAGGGATGCCCTGGCAAGCGTCGCGGCTGCTCTGGAAAGTGAAAGTGACGGAGCTTGAAGTCTTCTCCTTGTAGGAAGTAACAATTTCTGCGTGCCGCGGCCTTGCGGAGCGGGTACAGTATAAAACAGTATAAAGCGTTCCTGAAGACGTAGCGCCTCTTTGTAAGGTGTGCCCGTTGTCGCGTTTGAGTGGGGGGCTCAAATTGGCCGGTCTTGCCCGCGGCAGTGTTGTCTCGTGATGTGAACTGCAACAGGCCTGGAGAAAGAATGCCCCTGAGAGGCCTTCGCTGAACGGGCCGTGAGGAGCGGGCGCCCGTTTGCGCCCAAGTCCGGGAGGATGGATGTTCTATTTCGATTTTTCGGGAACGCTTGCCCGGTGGCCTGAGTTCGTGCACGCGGGCCTATACACGATCCTGCTGTCGGCTGCGGCAATGCTGCTTGGGCTTGTCATCGGCATCGTCGGAGCATTCGCTCGCCTGTCTTCGATAAAGCCGGCGCGCTTCATTGCTGGATCCTATGTCGAAATCATTAGAAACACGCCGTTCCTGGTACAGATATACATCGTATACTTTGGACTACCCGCAGTAGGGATACGGTTGGACGCGCTGACGGCCGGCATCCTGTCGCTCTCGCTTTACGCAGGCGCCTATATCACCGAGATTGCCCGCGCCGGCATCGAGACGGTCGACAAGGGGCAGGTGGAGGCCGCACGCGCATTGGGGCTGTCGCCTTACCTCACGTTTCGCCACGTCATCCTTAAGCCCGCCATGGCGGCGGTTTATCCAGCGCTGACGAGCCAGTTCATCCTGGTTATGCTAGCGACCAGCGTTGTCTCGGTGATTTCCATTCCCGAACTGACGGGCGTCGCCAATGATATACAGGGCCTCACCTTCCGTAGCCTTGAAGCATTCCTGATCGTCGCCGTGATTTATCTCGGCCTGACGGCAGCCTTCAAAGGGCTGTTCACAGTCTTCGACCGCACCTTGTTTGCCTTCAAATATGTCGGGCGTTGAGGAGAAGCGGCATGTTCCAGACCTTTTCCTTCAACCATGTGCTTTTCCTGGCGCAGGCCGGACTGTGGACGCTGCTTCTGTCGTTCATGGCGCTCTTTGGCGGGGCAATCTTCGGAGCGTTGATCATGCTTGCGCGCATATCGCTCTACGCGCCGCTACGCTTCATCGCCAAAGCCTATATTTACGTCATCCAGGGTACCCCGCTCCTCGTCCTCCTCTTCATCGCATATTTCGGGCTGGCCTTCGCGGGTTATGACGTGCCGGCGCTGGTCGCGGCCGGCTTCGCCTTCACCCTCTACGCGGCAGCCTTTCTCGGCGAGATCTGGCGTGGCTCGATCGAGGCGATCGGCAAGGGGCAATGGGAAGGCGCGGCTGCGATCGGGCTCAACTGGCCCAAGACCATGCGCTTCGTCATCGTGCCGCAGGCGGTGCGTGTCGCCATTCCGCCGACAGTGGGCTTCTTCGTTCAACTCGTGAAGAACACTGCCCTGGCTTCCATCATCGGCTTCGTGGAATTGACCCGCGCTGGCCAGATCGTCGCCAATGCCACCTATCAACCGCTGAGCGTCTATCTGACGGTCGCGGCGATGTATTTCGTCCTGTGCTCATGCCTGTCGTTTGCGAGCCGACGCTTGGACGAGAAGTTTCACAATAATGGCGTCCATCAGCCGATAACCTAGGGAGAACAACATGCTTCGTGTATTGAAAGCTGCTGCTGTCGGACTGGCGCTTGTCGCCTCGGCGGGCGTTGCATCCGCCCAAAACCTGCTGGACGACATCGTCAAGCGTGGAACGATCAATGTCGGCGTCAGTCTTGGCACGCCGCCCTTCGGTTTGACGAACGACAAGATGGAGCCGGATGGTTACGATGTCGGGCTCGCAAAAATCATCGCACGCGATCTCGGCGTGAAGTTGAATGTGGTCGATACGGTGGCTTCCAACCGTATTCCCAACTTGACCAGTGGAAAGATCGATATCGCTATTTCGTCGTTCTCGGTCACGCCGGAGCGCGCGAAAGCGATCGCCTTCACCAATACGGTTTATGTCGATCAGCAGGTCTTCCTGACGTCCAAAGACAGCACGCTGACCAGTCTGGCTGACCTCAAGGGCAAAAAGATCGGAGTGACACGATCCACGACCAATGATATCGCGGTGACAAAGCGCGCGGTCGAGGGCACGATCATCCAGCGCTATGACGATGACGCCTCCACGAGCCAGGCCCTGCTCGCGGGTCAAGTGGAGGGCATTGTAACAAGCGGCGGGTTGGCCGCCGCATTCATGCAGCGCAATCCCAATCTTGCTGTCAAATTCGTGGTCGCTTCCGCGCCGATGAGCATCGGGCTGCGTCGCAATGAAGGTGATTTCCTGCATTGGCTGAACACGACCATCTTCATGGCATGGACCACGGGTGAGATTCAGGAACTTCAGAAGAAGTGGATGGGAACCGTCAATACATCTCTACCGACCTTCTAACGGGTAATGGCGATGCCGAGCGCCAGCAGCGCGCTCGGCACTGCATTGTAACGCGCGTGGCAGCGAGACGATGATGGTAGCTGAACCAGAACTGCAGGATGAACTCGACGGACGGGTGATCCTACTCGGGCCGAACGACAACGTGGTTGTGGTTCGTCGGCGGATCGAGGCGGGCAGCGCGGTGCGTATCGGCACGCGTGAAGTGGTTCTGCCCAAAGATGTTCCTCTTGGCCACAAGCTAGCATCCAGGGATATTGAGATTGGCGAGAAGATCATCAAGTATGGCGCGCCCATCGGCTCTGCAACCACGGACATACGTGCAGGCGAACACGTGCATGTCCACAATATGAAGAGCGATTATACCGCGACCTATACGCTCGATGACGCGCGCGCGCGCCACGGAGACGCGACATGAGGACCGATTTGACAGCGCCGATGCGTGGGTTCCTGCGAGCCGACGGACGAAAAGGCATCCGAAATGTCGTCGCGGTGGCCTATCTCGTTGAATGTGCGCACCATGTCGCCCGGGAAATCGCCTGGCCCTTCCGTGACCAGGACGTCCATCTCATCGGCTTTCCCGGCTGCTACCCTAACGGCTATGCGCAGCGCATGATGGAGGAACTGTGCACCCACCCAAACGTGGGCGCCGTGCTTCTGCTGTCGCTGGGATGCGAAAGCTTTGACAAGTATGGGCTTGCCCATGTGGTGCGCCAGAGCGGCCGGCCGGTCGAGACGGTCGTCATTCAAGCGAGCGGCGGCACCCGCGCCTCGATTGCCGAGGGGCAGTCCTGGGTGCGCGCGCAGTTGCCCATTCTTGCCGCGCAAGAGCCGGTGCCGATGGGGATAGACGAACTCGTCGTCGGCACAGTCTGCGGCGGGTCGGACGGAACGTCGGGCATCACAGGCAATCCCGCCGCGGGCCGCGCGTTCGATCAGCTCGTTGCGGAGGGCGCCGCGTGTATCTTCGAGGAAACGGGGGAGCTTATCGGCTGTGAGCACATCATGGCGAGCCGAGCCGTCACCCCGGAGCTGGGCGTTATCCTTGAGCAGAGCGTAGCGAAGGCCGCGCGATACTACGCGACATTGGGATATGGCTCCTTCGCTGCCGGGAATGCAGATGGCGGTTTGTCCACCATCGAGGAAAAATCGATGGGTGCCTATGCGAAATCCGGCTCGTCGCCGATCGCTGGGCTCATCAAGCCTGGGGACCGCCCGCCGCGCGGCGGCCTCTATCTCCTCGACGTGGTGCCGGACGGCGAGGTGCGTTTCGGATTTCCGAATATCAATGACACGGCGGAAATCGCGGAGCTCATCGCATGCGGCAGCCATGCGGTTCTCTTCGTGACGGGGCGCGGCTCGGTCGTTGGGTCCGCCATATCGCCCATCATCAAGATCTGCGCCAATCCGGAAACCTATCGCCGCATGGCCGAGGATATGGATGTCGACGCTGGCCGTGTCCTGGCCGGGGAGGCGACGCTCGATGATGTCGGGTGCGAGATCCGAGATTTCGTGGTGGCGCTTGGCCAAGGCCGGCGCACCAAATCAGAAGAACTTGGTCACCGTGAGTTCGCGCTGACCTACAAGAGTTTTGAGCCTATCGGGCCGGCCTGCTTGCCCGCTGCCTGACCCGACCAAGCCAATCAAAGGATAATTCAGGATGACCGACAATCTCACCGCGCGGTTGGAACGTTGCTACACAGGTGTTGTTCATGACGTTATGCGCGCCATGGGTTTGAAAGAATTCACCCTGCCCGCGGAATTAAGACCCAATATGCCTGAGAAGGTTCTTGCCGGCCCTGCTTTTACCATCGACGGCCGCGTCGATCCGAATGCGGATCCGCACCAGACATTGCTGGAATGGACCGGCCTTCTCTCAAAGGCCAAATCCGGCCATGTCTGGGTGTCGCAGCCGAATGACCGCGTCGTGGCCAATATGGGCGAGTTGTCCGCCGAGACATTGAAGAATAAGGGCGTGCTCGGTTGTATTGCGGACGGCTATGTCCGTGACAGCAATTTCCTTTTGGCTTTGGAGTTCCAGACGTGGTCGCGCGGCTATACACCCCGTGACATCGTTGGCTACTGGCTGCCGCGCGCTTTTGATGTCGATATCAGGATCGGCGATGTCGTGATCGCGCCCGGTGACTACATGATCGGTGATCGCGACGGGCTGATCCGCATCCCACAGACGCGGGTCGAGGAGATCGTCGCAGCCGCGGAACAGGCGATCACGACGGAAAATCTAGTCCGTAAGGCCATTCTGGAGGGCGTTGATCCCCAGGAAGCCTATCTGCGCTTTGGGAAGTTCTGAGGCTGGTGCCATGAAGATCAGCGATATCGAAGTACGCTGCTGCCGGCGGCTGCCAGAAGCATTCGATGCGGGTGCGTTTCGTACGGGCGATTTCTCGGCGTTTCAGTTCCTGGCCGTCACCATGAAAACGGATGAGGGGCTGAGCGCCACGACTTTCGGATTCGCCGGCCGTTCGGCAGAAGGCGCGGGTAAGCTTATTGCCGACACTTTGAGGCCGTTCATGCTGGGACGCGATCCGCGCGATCGGGAAAAGGCGTGGCATGAGTTTCGGACGGCTGACCGCTGGTGGGGCCATTTGCCCATCTACGGCTATGGTCCGTTCGATACGCTGCAGTGGCTCTTGTCCGCCGAGGCCGCCGGCCAGCCGCTTTACAAGTATCTCGGCGCCTATAGGGAAGATGTTCCTGTCTACGGCAGCTCGATGATCCTTTCGAAGCCGGAGGATTACGCCAAGGAGGCGCTGCGTGCCAAGGCGGAAGGGCTGAAAGCCTATAAGCTGCATACGCCCGGCAAGGATCTGGAAGAGGATCTCGAGGCCCACCGTCTCGTCCGCGAGGCTGTGGGTCCCGATTTCACGCTGATGTCGGATCCCGTCTCGACATTCAATCTTGAGCAGGCGATCCGCTTCGGGCGCGCGTTGGAGGCGCTCGGCTACTACTGGTATGAAGAGCCTCTCTACGACGAGGATGTCCATGCGCTGCGCGAGCTGACGCGCACTCTCGAGATACCATTGGTCGGCACGGAAGTGCTCGCCAAGCATCCCTACAGCATCGCTGAATGCATCGCGACCCGTGTTGTCGATCGCGTGCGTGCTGACGTCTCATGGACTGGGGGTGTTACCGGCGTCATGAAAACAGCGCGCTTGGCGGAAGCTTTCGGCGTCAATTGCGAAATCCATACGTCGATTTTCCATCCCGCAGAAATCGTCAATCTCCATTGCTGTGCCGCAGTGAAGAACTGTGATTTCTTTGAGCTGCTCTATCCCGTCGAGGGATTTGCGTTCGGCCTGAAGGACCCGCTGCCGATTGAAAACGGCCTCGCCAAGCTGCCGTCACGGCCTGGACTCG
This portion of the Chelatococcus sp. YT9 genome encodes:
- a CDS encoding amino acid ABC transporter permease, with the translated sequence MFQTFSFNHVLFLAQAGLWTLLLSFMALFGGAIFGALIMLARISLYAPLRFIAKAYIYVIQGTPLLVLLFIAYFGLAFAGYDVPALVAAGFAFTLYAAAFLGEIWRGSIEAIGKGQWEGAAAIGLNWPKTMRFVIVPQAVRVAIPPTVGFFVQLVKNTALASIIGFVELTRAGQIVANATYQPLSVYLTVAAMYFVLCSCLSFASRRLDEKFHNNGVHQPIT
- a CDS encoding mandelate racemase/muconate lactonizing enzyme family protein, which codes for MKITAVEPFILHLPLTASSISDSTHNITHWGVVGARVTTDTGLEGFGFTGTHAHLPSDRLITACIRDCYAPLLVGEDATEHARLWTKLARYPALQWVGRAGITHLALAAVDIALWDLRAKQAQLPLWRYLGGAHHASVEAYNTDIGWLSFSLEQILDGTKRAVEVEGFQRIKIKVGHDNPMTDIARLTAIRRAAGPEIRIAIDGNGKWDLPTCLRFCAAAKDLDIFWFEEPMWYDDVGSHASLARATSIPVALGEQLYTLDAFRAFIEAGAVHYVQPDVTRLGGITEYIQVADLAHAHRLPIAPHAGEMSQVHVHLSFWHPAASILEYIPWIKDHFEEPIAVRDGLYVRPEQPGAGTTPLATSLAGFSKPIA
- a CDS encoding transporter substrate-binding domain-containing protein — its product is MLRVLKAAAVGLALVASAGVASAQNLLDDIVKRGTINVGVSLGTPPFGLTNDKMEPDGYDVGLAKIIARDLGVKLNVVDTVASNRIPNLTSGKIDIAISSFSVTPERAKAIAFTNTVYVDQQVFLTSKDSTLTSLADLKGKKIGVTRSTTNDIAVTKRAVEGTIIQRYDDDASTSQALLAGQVEGIVTSGGLAAAFMQRNPNLAVKFVVASAPMSIGLRRNEGDFLHWLNTTIFMAWTTGEIQELQKKWMGTVNTSLPTF
- a CDS encoding GntR family transcriptional regulator, encoding MASFVRATLADQAYRELRTRILNGQLAGGRRLLPEELAVELSISPTPIKEALLRLEADGLVVSPLRKGAVVRRFTSAEVEEIYEARIMIEMNAVHKLFDRQQMTPEFVASLEQTLDRHAHFAQLDTPDDLAMALVFDREFHQKIILAAGNSLVAEWHMRLLEQTHTTFIYNAWDHIRSVGEHRKVIEAIAGGSLEQTCEALEFHLQCSRRDALASVAAALESESDGA
- a CDS encoding UxaA family hydrolase; protein product: MVAEPELQDELDGRVILLGPNDNVVVVRRRIEAGSAVRIGTREVVLPKDVPLGHKLASRDIEIGEKIIKYGAPIGSATTDIRAGEHVHVHNMKSDYTATYTLDDARARHGDAT
- a CDS encoding UxaA family hydrolase; this translates as MRTDLTAPMRGFLRADGRKGIRNVVAVAYLVECAHHVAREIAWPFRDQDVHLIGFPGCYPNGYAQRMMEELCTHPNVGAVLLLSLGCESFDKYGLAHVVRQSGRPVETVVIQASGGTRASIAEGQSWVRAQLPILAAQEPVPMGIDELVVGTVCGGSDGTSGITGNPAAGRAFDQLVAEGAACIFEETGELIGCEHIMASRAVTPELGVILEQSVAKAARYYATLGYGSFAAGNADGGLSTIEEKSMGAYAKSGSSPIAGLIKPGDRPPRGGLYLLDVVPDGEVRFGFPNINDTAEIAELIACGSHAVLFVTGRGSVVGSAISPIIKICANPETYRRMAEDMDVDAGRVLAGEATLDDVGCEIRDFVVALGQGRRTKSEELGHREFALTYKSFEPIGPACLPAA
- a CDS encoding enolase C-terminal domain-like protein, whose translation is MKISDIEVRCCRRLPEAFDAGAFRTGDFSAFQFLAVTMKTDEGLSATTFGFAGRSAEGAGKLIADTLRPFMLGRDPRDREKAWHEFRTADRWWGHLPIYGYGPFDTLQWLLSAEAAGQPLYKYLGAYREDVPVYGSSMILSKPEDYAKEALRAKAEGLKAYKLHTPGKDLEEDLEAHRLVREAVGPDFTLMSDPVSTFNLEQAIRFGRALEALGYYWYEEPLYDEDVHALRELTRTLEIPLVGTEVLAKHPYSIAECIATRVVDRVRADVSWTGGVTGVMKTARLAEAFGVNCEIHTSIFHPAEIVNLHCCAAVKNCDFFELLYPVEGFAFGLKDPLPIENGLAKLPSRPGLGVELDWDDIDRCTVAIV
- a CDS encoding CoA-transferase — protein: MAQFLPLAQAVAENLNDGDVVAFEGFTHLIPTAAAHEAIRQNFKDLTLIRMTPDLVYDQMIGMGMARKVIFSYAGNPGVGLLRRMRDAIENGFPHPLAIEEHSHAAMANAYEAGAAGLPCAVFRGYRGAGLAEVNPNIRQVTCPFTGEVLAAVPALRPDVTFIHAQKANKRGDVLIEGIIGIQKEAVLAAKRAVVTVEEVVDDFEGLHPNLTVLPAWTVTAISVVPGGSHPSYTQGYYARDNAAYLEWDEIAADRHRFRDWMQRNVMEAGVEDFAGRVAHLRKAA
- a CDS encoding IclR family transcriptional regulator C-terminal domain-containing protein, with product MDLTAEKPSRDLVGSLGRGLAVLEILAAHPSGMTLTEMAAKAGLTRAGARRFLLTLVEAGYATQSGRRFLLSPKLLSVARLWLGGTSLWSYAEPILRWVAEELGESCSASALSGDDVVYVARVPGPYIVMTDLHIGARLPAYCTSMGRVLLSGLAAGELEAFLARAKLGKRTPNTVTDPRELGELIRMAASQGYAIVDEELELGLRSIAVPVHDRSGDIAAAINVSTQKDRFSVAEMERVFLPVLLKAKRRVEDFFVLQ
- a CDS encoding RraA family protein, translated to MTDNLTARLERCYTGVVHDVMRAMGLKEFTLPAELRPNMPEKVLAGPAFTIDGRVDPNADPHQTLLEWTGLLSKAKSGHVWVSQPNDRVVANMGELSAETLKNKGVLGCIADGYVRDSNFLLALEFQTWSRGYTPRDIVGYWLPRAFDVDIRIGDVVIAPGDYMIGDRDGLIRIPQTRVEEIVAAAEQAITTENLVRKAILEGVDPQEAYLRFGKF
- a CDS encoding amino acid ABC transporter permease produces the protein MFYFDFSGTLARWPEFVHAGLYTILLSAAAMLLGLVIGIVGAFARLSSIKPARFIAGSYVEIIRNTPFLVQIYIVYFGLPAVGIRLDALTAGILSLSLYAGAYITEIARAGIETVDKGQVEAARALGLSPYLTFRHVILKPAMAAVYPALTSQFILVMLATSVVSVISIPELTGVANDIQGLTFRSLEAFLIVAVIYLGLTAAFKGLFTVFDRTLFAFKYVGR
- a CDS encoding amino acid ABC transporter ATP-binding protein, with translation MTSPAPSAGSASGPAPFVALQDITKYFGSFQALDRVNLDVRRGERIVICGPSGSGKSTLIRCINGLEQVHSGSIVIDGAVLSSERRALIALRRDVGMVFQHFNLFPHLTVLENCMLAPVEVRGQARREAREVALSFLRKVRIEDQAEKYPTQLSGGQQQRVAIARALCMQPKIMLFDEPTSALDPEMVKEVLDTMVALAEEGMTMLVVTHEMGFARQVADRVIFMDRGRILEEAPPAAFFEAPRHVRTRAFLAQLLH